TCCTTCATGACGTGAACCGTGAGCTTCTCCCTGTCGAGGTGGCCGAGGATTCTGCCGTAGTGTGTGATGAGGAGTATCGCCGTCCCGCGCTGGTGGAGCTCCTCTATCTTCCTGCTGATTATGCTGAGGGAATCCACATCAACGCCACTGTCCGGCTCATCCAAAATGAGAAGCTTCGGCTCGATGAGAAGTGCCTGAAGTAGCTCAAGCCTCTTCCTCTCACCACCGGAGAAGCCAACGTTCACGTAGCGGTGAAGGTCTTCCTCCTTGAACCAGAGCTCCTTGGCCTTTTCAACTACGAGATCGTAGGCCTCAGCGGGGTCCATTCCCTTCAGCTCCACGAGCACCTGCTGGAGGAACTCTATGACCTTAACTCCTTCGACCTCGGGTGGAACCTGAAACGCGAGCAGAATCCCCCTCTTCGCCCTCTCGTCGGGACCGAGTTCGGTGATGTCTTCCCCCTCGAAGAGGATTTTTCCATCGGTAACTCTGTACTTGGGATGACCCGCTATCGTCAGGGCCAGCGTTGACTTTCCTGAGCCGTTCGGCCCCATGATTACATGAAACTCACCCGGGTTAACTTCAAGATCTACGCCCCTTAGAATCTCCTTGTCCTCAACTGAGACGTGAAGGTTCTCAACTTTGAGCATTCGCTCACCTCCGTGGGTAACGTTGATGGGACGTTTTTTAAGCATTTTGGAACAGACTTGTGTAATGAGCATATGCACAAGGCTTTTAACTTAGGCTTTCCTAACTCCGATGGAGGTGAAGGACATGAGGATAATCGTATCAACCGTTACCGGAGGGCTCGACGACAGGGTGAACCCGGCCTTTGGAAGAACGCCGACGTTCACGATCGTGGACGTTGAGAACGGAGAGATAGTGAACGTTCAGGTGGTACCGAACCCCGGCTACTCACAGCCGAGGGGAGCGGGGGTTACGGCGGCGCAGTTCGTCATAGACCAGGGCGCCGACGTTGTCATTGCTGGCCAGTTCGGCCCCAACTCCTCGGGAGTTCTCCAGGCCGCGGGCATAAAGATGGTCTCGGCCCCGGCCACCATGACCGTCAGGGAGGCCGTTGAGGCATTCCTCAGGGGAGAGCTGACCACTGCGGTCTTCGGTCCCGAGGGCGGAATGGGACCAGGCATGGGACGCGGTATGGGCGGCATGGGTAGAGGAATGGGCCGTGGTAGAGGCGGTGGAATGGGAGGCGGCAGAGGAGGCGGATGGGGCTGGTGAGGCCCTTCACTAACTACTTCTACTTTTCTTTCTGACAAAACTTTAAATCTCTTCACGACCAAAAAAACAACGGTGAACAATGATGGAGATTATTGAGGCCGTTTACGAGAACGGCGTCCTGATACCCCTGAAAAAACCCAAACTTAAGGAGCACTCAAAAGTCATTATCAAGATAATAGATGAGGAAGAACTTGATAAGCTTCTAGACTCACTCATCATTGAGAAGGTTGAGAACATAGACTACAAAAGGCTTAAGGAGGCCTATTATGAGTCGCTCTGAGGTCTTCGTGGACTCTTCTGTCCTCGTTGGGCTGAATCTAGGAGACGAAAAAGCGAAGAAGCTCGTGAAGTCCCTCATCGAGGAGGGCCATGCCCTTGTTATAAACCCAATAGTATTTTCCGAAACAGCTTACAAGGTTATGTTCACTCTCGCTATCAGAGATGGGCTGAAAGGTGTCTACGACCTCAAGAAACACTTGGATGAGTACACGTGGGTTTATGAAAAGGTCAGGGACTCAATTGAGAAGCTCGTGAAGAGCGGATTTTTGAGGGTTCTTGAAATTGATTGGCAAATCTCAAGGCTCTCTGCCGAGCTCGGGGAGAAATATGGTTTGCTGACCAACGATGCCATGATAGTAGCCACCTGCAAGTCCTATGGAATAGAGAAGATAGCAACTTTTGACAGCGACTTTGAGAAGGTTGATTTCCTGGAAGTTATCTCTCCTTTAATCTCAGAACAAGATGGATAACGAAACTGTTTGGTGAGCAGTATGAAGGTCACAATCCTATTTGAAAACCACGCCGGCTGGAGGAAGGGCCTGATCGGCTACCACGGCTTTTCTGCCCTCGTTGAGCACAACGGCCACAGGGTTCTCGTGGATACTGGCACGGACGGTAGGGTGCTCCTCAACAACATACGGGAACTTGGGGTTGAGCTGGACTCGATAGATGCCCTCTTCATAACCCACGGCCACTACGACCATACAGGCGGAATAGCCGAGCTGCTCAAAGCTCGGAGCGAACCGCTCGACGTTTACGCCCACCCAGGGATCTTCGCCAGAAGGATAGCCCTAAAGCCGAGGCGGAGGGAGATAGGGATCCCCTTCACGAGGAAGGAGCTTGAGAGCCTTGGGGCAGTCTTCCACCTGAGCGAGAAGCCCTTCGAGTTCCTTCCGGGCTTCATCTCCTCCGGAAAGATTGAGAGAAAAACATGGGACAGGGCCGTTGGCTACCTTGTTGAAGACGGAAAAGAAGTCAAAGACCCTGTTAAAGATGACATCGCACTCATACTTGATCTTGGAGACAGCGTGGCCGTTATAACGGGCTGCGGGCACAGCGGAATCCTCAACATTGCTCGGCATGCGATAGACCTGACTAGAAAACCGATAAAGGCCCTGATCGGCGGTTTTCACCTGAGGGGAGCACCTGAGCATCTCTTGGACGATGCCGTTGAAGGGCTCAGGGAGCTCGGCGTGGGAACTCTCTACGCTGGCCACTGCACAGGAATAGATGAGTACGCCTATCTCAAGGAGCACTTTGGGCTTGCGGAGCCTCTATTCGTTGGGAAGGAGATTAGGGTATAGTTTTTTACCTTTGGAATCAAACCATTCTTGGTGATGTGGATGCTTGGTATAGACCTCTCTGGGAAGCTGGCCTTCACGACAGCCTCAAGCAAGGGCATAGGCTTCGGCGTTGCGAGGGTTCTGGCAAAGGCTGGAGCGGACGTAGTACTCCTATCCAGAAGCGAGGAGAACCTGAAGAGGGCAAAGGAGAAGATCAGGGCCGCGAGCGATGTTGAGGTGAGCTACATCGTTGCAGACCTCACCAGGAGGGAAGACCTTGAGAGAACGGTGAAGGAACTTAAAGATATCGGCGAACCCGACATATTCTTCTTCTCCACAGGCGGGCCCAAGCCTGGCTACTTCATGGAGATGGACATGGAGGACTGGGAAGGGGCAGTTAAGCTTCTCCTCTATCCTGCGGTCTATCTCACGAGGGCACTCGTTCCGGCTATGGAGCGGAAGGGCTTCGGAAGGATAGTCTACTCCACAAGCGTCGCCATAAAGGAGCCGATACCCAACATAGCGCTGAGCAATGTCGTGAGGATTTCGATGGCTGGCCTCGTGAGAACGCTCGCGAAAGAGCTCGGGCCGAAGGGGATAACCGTCAACGGCATAATGCCCGGCATCATAAAGACAGACAGGATGATACGGCTGGCCAAGGACAGGGCCCAGAGGGAAGGCAAGACCGTTGAGGAGGCGCTCCAGGAGTACGCGAAGCCAATACCTCTCGGAAGGCTGGG
This sequence is a window from Thermococcus kodakarensis KOD1. Protein-coding genes within it:
- the sufC gene encoding Fe-S cluster assembly ATPase SufC, with product MLKVENLHVSVEDKEILRGVDLEVNPGEFHVIMGPNGSGKSTLALTIAGHPKYRVTDGKILFEGEDITELGPDERAKRGILLAFQVPPEVEGVKVIEFLQQVLVELKGMDPAEAYDLVVEKAKELWFKEEDLHRYVNVGFSGGERKRLELLQALLIEPKLLILDEPDSGVDVDSLSIISRKIEELHQRGTAILLITHYGRILGHLDREKLTVHVMKDGRIVKTGSGELVDQIDREGFARIFEEVGA
- a CDS encoding NifB/NifX family molybdenum-iron cluster-binding protein, which codes for MRIIVSTVTGGLDDRVNPAFGRTPTFTIVDVENGEIVNVQVVPNPGYSQPRGAGVTAAQFVIDQGADVVIAGQFGPNSSGVLQAAGIKMVSAPATMTVREAVEAFLRGELTTAVFGPEGGMGPGMGRGMGGMGRGMGRGRGGGMGGGRGGGWGW
- a CDS encoding antitoxin family protein, translating into MEIIEAVYENGVLIPLKKPKLKEHSKVIIKIIDEEELDKLLDSLIIEKVENIDYKRLKEAYYESL
- a CDS encoding type II toxin-antitoxin system VapC family toxin; translated protein: MSRSEVFVDSSVLVGLNLGDEKAKKLVKSLIEEGHALVINPIVFSETAYKVMFTLAIRDGLKGVYDLKKHLDEYTWVYEKVRDSIEKLVKSGFLRVLEIDWQISRLSAELGEKYGLLTNDAMIVATCKSYGIEKIATFDSDFEKVDFLEVISPLISEQDG
- a CDS encoding MBL fold metallo-hydrolase, whose protein sequence is MKVTILFENHAGWRKGLIGYHGFSALVEHNGHRVLVDTGTDGRVLLNNIRELGVELDSIDALFITHGHYDHTGGIAELLKARSEPLDVYAHPGIFARRIALKPRRREIGIPFTRKELESLGAVFHLSEKPFEFLPGFISSGKIERKTWDRAVGYLVEDGKEVKDPVKDDIALILDLGDSVAVITGCGHSGILNIARHAIDLTRKPIKALIGGFHLRGAPEHLLDDAVEGLRELGVGTLYAGHCTGIDEYAYLKEHFGLAEPLFVGKEIRV
- a CDS encoding SDR family oxidoreductase encodes the protein MLGIDLSGKLAFTTASSKGIGFGVARVLAKAGADVVLLSRSEENLKRAKEKIRAASDVEVSYIVADLTRREDLERTVKELKDIGEPDIFFFSTGGPKPGYFMEMDMEDWEGAVKLLLYPAVYLTRALVPAMERKGFGRIVYSTSVAIKEPIPNIALSNVVRISMAGLVRTLAKELGPKGITVNGIMPGIIKTDRMIRLAKDRAQREGKTVEEALQEYAKPIPLGRLGEPEEIGYLVAFLASDLGGYINGSMIPVDGGRLNSVF